The Portunus trituberculatus isolate SZX2019 chromosome 27, ASM1759143v1, whole genome shotgun sequence DNA window AACTTCCTGTTCCAACTCGATGGTCTGCCAAGCACCAAGCTGTCAGAAAATCATCTTTACAAAGAAATCATTGAGACGGCAGCAACAACACCTGAACCAGGTACAATTATTACCACAGACACtgttgaagagaaagaacacaacCATAGAAAATTATAACATAAAGAAGCAAATTAGGATGGCCGAAGAGCACTTTGAATCTGAAATGAagcaagagaaacaaataaacatacatGGATACACTACATACAACTTAAATACTTGCAACGAATAACACGACGGAAGTGCAATGTTAACATTAGCCACACCATAACAGACCACTTCATTACAGATATTCTTTAAGTAACAACAGAAACCACCACAGGAACAATCATTAGGCCACAAGCTACCTTCCCCACGCAGACCCTTCCCTACAGTACAACATGTTCACAGCTTAGCCTCAAataacataccacacacacatgggagacCTGAACGCCAAACACCATACACTGGGAACCACTTAGTACAATAGCACAGGCAAGAAAGAATTCAAAATCTCAATATACCACACCAATTTACTACATACATATAGCAGACCTGAACGCCAAACACCATACACCAGGAACCTCATAATACAATAACTTAGGCAGGAAATGAAACAAACTCttaatagataataatgatcTCCAGCACAGAGGTGCGGACGTGTTATCATATgtaactaacaacaacaaaacactaactaacaagagaataacaataacatagcAGCGTACTACAACAAGGCACAGTCTCAAAGTCCGATTCACACTTAAAACCAAAGCCAGTAAAATACCAACACCACTAAATCATAACACCAGGAACATAGAAACAAGAACATATCGCATGCCAGTCATATTCACTcctacaacctaacctaacttaaaccaaaaaaaaaaaaaaaaaaaaaaaaatcgtagaaATGACAACACATCGCGTAGCAGTTATCTTTACGTTTAAAACCTAAGCTATTAAAATACCAGCACTGAAACACAACACCAGGAACACAGAAGTATTAACACACAGAAAACAATGCTGAATGATGGAGCGACGCGGAGGAAATACACAAAGCAATAGACACATGGTACAAAATCATCACAGAACATATGGAATTAATACATAGATCAGCAACCAATCAGAAAACAGAACACAAAATGCTAAAGTCAACCGTGGGAAACATACAATGGCTTTTAAGAAACACACCGTCCAGTTTAACTTCAAGCCTTGTTGAGACAATACGCAATACTTTACACTGTATTTCAAAGAAGGATCAAGAAGTGTTGCGTTGGAATGATATAGAATTGCAATATGtacattaatttttctataatttcacATACATATTATATTTTACATTGCATACATCGGCACAACAAATGCATTTCTCGTATAATCATACATATTTCACATTACATAGGTATATCCTTGCAATACATTTTTCCTACATTTAAGATATTTTACAATACATACATAACCATTGCAATAtatactttttaattttttttttcttttttacattgtatttaattttccttaatAAAATCACGCacggagaatgagaagaaaaagaagaaaaaaaagaagagagcaagaaaaagaaaaaggaggaggaggaaaaagaggaggaagaggaaaagaaggaggaggggaaaagaagaaaaatatcaattaggaagaggatgaagttgGTCGCAGATGACTTTTTTGCTCAtttcctggttttttttcttttgagaagaagaagaagaagaagaagaagaagaagaagaagaagaagaagaagaagaagaagaagacgacgacgacgacgacgacgacgacgacaacgacgacgaagaagaagaaaagagtagaagaagaagaagaagaagaagaagaagaagaagaagaagaagaagaagaagaagaagaagaagaagaagaagaagaagaagaagcaacaacaacaacaacaacaacaacaacaacaacaacaacaacaacaacaacaacaacaacaacaacaacaacaacaaagaggaagaagaaaaaaatgaagaaaaacaacaccctacacacacacacacacacacacacacacacacacacacacacacacacacacacacacacacacctaaattgGAATAAGCAGTTGTGTGAACCCTCcataaaaaggaaacacataaagaaattgtgagactacaaaaaatggctacaagaatggttccagaattaaagggatgacatatgaggagagactaaaagctatggatctaccaaccctggaacagagaagagagagaggggatctgatactagtttataaattgattaacggaatggatcaaatggataataagaaactaatcctgaaagaagaatatgacattagaagcacaagatcgcacagtaagaaactgaggaagggaagatgtctgagagatgttaagaaatatagtttcccgcaaagatgtgttgagacttggaacagtttgagtgaggaagtggtgtcagcaaagagtgtgcatacttttaaagaaaaattggataagtgtagatatggagacggggccacacgagcataaagcccaagccctgtaaaactacaactaggtaaatacaactaggtaagtacacacacacacacacacacacacacacacacacacataccaaccCAGTTCTTCCCCCTCGAGCGTAGGgtcatcatacacacacacacacacacacacacacacacacacacacacacacacacacacacacacacacacacacacacacacacacacacacacacacacacacacacacacacacacacacacacacacacacacacacacacacacacacaccaacccagcTCTTCCCCCTCGAGCGTAGGgtcatcatacacacacacacacacacacacacacacacacacacacacacacacacatacacacacacacacgcccagtagctcagtggttagagcgctagcttcacaagccagaggaccggggttcgattccccagccggttggagatatttgggtgtgtttcctttcacgtgtagcccctgttcacctagcagtgagtaggtacgggatgtaaatcgaggagttatgaccttgttgtcccggtgtgtggtgtgtgcctgatctcaggcctatccgaagatcggaaataatgagctctgagctcgttccgtagggtaacgtctggctgtctcgtcagagactgcagcagatcaaacacggaaacacacacgcgcgcccggtagctcagtggttagagcgctggcttcacaagccagaggaccggggttcgattccgcggccgggtggagatatttgggtgtgtctcctttcatgtgtagcccctgttcacctagcagtgagtaggtacgggatgtaaatcgaggagttgtgaccttgttgtcccggtgtgtggtgtgtgcttggtctcaggcctatccgaagatcggaaataatgagctctgagctcgttccgtagggtaacgtctggctgtctcgtcagagactgcagcagatcaaacagtgaaacacacacacacagaacaaagaCGCCCCAGTGTCATGCCTGCGTGTCTGCAGTGTGCTAAACGTAAGAAACTAATAGGGCTCATCTTGTGGTTGCAGAGGGTCGGCGTAAACGTGAGCGTGGGTTGGGCAGGTCTCTTGGGTTCTCGGACAGCGCACGGCTCGCCAGCACCTGCAGTGTGCCGGAGCGGAGTTTTGTCTGCAGGGGCGGGTGGACACTGGATAGGCGCCCTAGGGAGTATACATCGGCCCGGAAGGTGAACAGGCCTCAGCGCTCAGTACCAGGGGACACTTCCTCGGCTCCGCCTCTGTGAAGGGCGCTGGCCCCACGACGATGAAGTGCACCGCAGGGGCGCCTCCGCGGGTATATGAATATATAAGTATATGAATAGCAATGTAAGGTCTTTGTTTCAAGCACTGAGAATGGTTGCTAGTTCCTAACCATTAATAAGGATTTTCCATTATCTTCAGAAAACACTAACgaaaacatgaataataatCTCCGTTGCCCAAAGGAACAGCGtaattatacatatattttataTACTCAGTAGTAGCtgcacaccgcgtaatgtagtggttagcacgctctactcacaatcgagatgaccggattcgagtcccgggaagcggcgaggcaaatgagcaagcctcttaatgtgtggtcccagttcacctagcagtaaataggtacgggatgtaactcgaggggttgtggcctcgctttcccggtgtgtgttgtgtgtgatgtggtctcagtcctacccgaagatcggtctatgagctctgagctcgctccgtaatggggaagactggctgggtgaccagcaggcaaccgggGTGAATTACACAGGCACAATTGCATTAATGGGTGCCTCTCCATTTGTCTGCCTCACAAGTCATCGTCCCTAACGCAACCACAGTAAACCAAACCTAGGCCTCTGAACGGCACGGTAATGCTTGCTATCACTGCCTCCACACCGTGTTAAGCACATCCAAACATACTCACTCAGTGCAAAAACgaaaatactgaataaaaaaaaaaaaaattctaaagaCAAAGTAAGGACGATAACCTAAATGCATCCAACTTGCTTGCTATCACTGCCTCAAATTTAGCATAATATTAGTGTAAGCACATCAAAACATAAACACTCACAGAATAGATGATGGAAAGtcgaaaatgcaaagaaaaaaattatcaaataaAAGACTACCTGaagacaaaataatgaagatccACAGTGTGCATCCATTCCTATGTGTTTCATATCACTGCCCCACTGctcccccatcacctcccctgCCCAGCTTACCCACGCACCCCGTCAACTCCCCATTACCGCTGTTTGCTCAGGTCTACCTCCCTACCCTCCAGTAGATAAAAGGAGTCACAATCTTTAGACCAGACACCCCCTAACAATACAGAGACATCCACATCAGGTATGGGACACAGGCAATCTACAGGAATGGCTCGTATTCTTCCATTCACTTACTGCAACAAGTCcaatctttttccctccttctgttGTCGGTTATATCCGTGCTCAAGGAAAGGTCTGGGTCAGTAATCATCATAGGAGATCGAAATAGTTTATGCTTGATGGAATTAGAAAGAAGACATAAGAAACTATCTCGCAAACatagtggtagtgtggtaggTAAATGGAATAGACTTAGGAATAAGGTTGTTAGTGCCGAGTCatttaaaaacattaaaagaagattaagacAAATTTGTGGATGGGACTGATGGGTAGCCATAGGTAGGAAAGTTTCACACAAGGGTTGGTACATATAGACTTGATAacttcttacagcttcccttgttttaccgtgtttttgttatgttcttattactgtttttgtATGGTTTTAttttgtagcatttttttttcatatgactAACACAGAGGCTGTGATGCACCTCTCTTGGCAAATGAACGTAAAGGTATTTTGACTAACTGAATAATTAATCAATTATTTGATTGATTTGCCTTCCCAATATCGTGGCATCACCACCTCCAAAAACTTGATTAAAACAAGAAtttagaaaaaaatgcaatgacAAGAAAATTCGCAATTTAGAGGTTACACAGATCCCTAATAATAGTGAAAGGTACAAACACTGTTGAAACTCATCcccgccacacccacacacaggcaGCACAGGGCAGCATTCTCAGTGGTGTCGGTGTCTTATCTCAACACCTTCTACACTGTAGCGCAGGGATTCTcaacttttttcttgttaagaactccttgagttataagaccatctacccgaacccccagtaatctgacatcgaacagaatgtcaACTTAATGACTGACACTaattcaatatgcaatggtactgcaaaggatattattagatcagccatttAAGTACCCTTAGAATGTTGACTTAGTGACTGACACCAACTCAATATGCATTGGTACTGCAAAATATATTAATAGATCAGCCATCAAAGTACACCAGGAAATATTCTTGCGAGCCCCCATGTTGAAAGCCCCTAGGCTGATGGATCCTTTGAAATCAATTGGGTTCCCTTAATCgctagagaaaaggaataacatTGGCATAGTAATGTTAATTTGGAACAGATATACTTACTTGTATATGTTTAAtatctttactctttctttccttttaatcttaagctttctctttcatgtttgaGAATGAATAAGATATCATAAATCATGTCTATTAgtaattcttttctcctttttttttatcaaattaacCTAAAAAAGTATTGATAAGCTTCCTTAGAAATTAAAAGGGCAACTTAAATAAAGAGtagcagaaaagaaaacaggatacGTGAATAAAGGGatgtataaaaacaaacactaagGTTGATCATTTCAATATTGATTGATCTTTCCATCAAAAATTTTTACACGGCAGACCTTGGTACACACGCAGGGACGTACACTCACAGGCAAACGTACATGAcgacagaaaaggaaagagagagagagagagagagagagagagagagagagagagagagagagagagagagagagagagagagagagagagagagagagagagagagagagagagagagagagagagagagagagagagagagagagagagagagagagagagagagagagagagagagagagaattatgttcACAGTAGTTCTTCCTTTCAACTACCATTCTTGTGTTTGTCATCTATGGTCCTTTGGTTCACTTGCTGTACGGGCGACTGTTGGAGCCGCCCTTCGAACCACTTTATCTACCGTTGTAGCCGCCATTGAAAACACCATTAGAACCTCCAACCACTACTGGGACTGCCGTAGCCTCTGTTACCTCCGTTGTGGCCGTTGTTTCCTCCGTTGCTTCGATATCCCCCTCCATATCCTCTGTTGCCTCCATTGCCTCCATATCCGCCTCCGGTTCCCACGTTGCCTCCATGGCGGCCTATGTTTCTTCCGTGGCCGCTCCTTCCGTTACCGTTGCTGAAGGAGGAGTAATAGGACACGTCGGGCTCCCCACAGCACACGCCCAGCAGCAGCGCCACGATAGCACAGGCCAACAGAACCCTCTGTTGTGTggatggagggggagaggtggtgttagttCTGTTAAtgctgcaacaacaaaaaacaataacacctacaaccggtactactactactactactactactactactactactactactactactactactactactactactactactactactactactactactgctactattactactattacctctactactactactactactgctactaataccactacgaCTACTTGTACGACTTCTATAACcattccttcttcatatttGATAATATCCATTGTAGTATAGCACTGTATATTGCGTTATTGTTTGTCACTAAATGAACATTCTGTTCGATATCAGATTATTGAGGGTGCGGGAAGCTGGGTGGTTCGTAACGAGGGAAAAGTTGAGAACCCGTGCTCTAGGGGTTTGATTCTCTCTTAGTGTGCTAGAGGTACCGGGGACAGGTCCAGATCCCATTCAGGCCCAGTaagaataatttttcttttgcgCTTACTTCCTTTAAGCTGATGATATCTCAGCATGccatattgtatatatatatatatatatatatatatatatatatatatatatatatatatatatatatatatatatatatatatat harbors:
- the LOC123509748 gene encoding glycine-rich cell wall structural protein-like gives rise to the protein MRVLLACAIVALLLGVCCGEPDVSYYSSFSNGNGRSGHGRNIGRHGGNVGTGGGYGGNGGNRGYGGGYRSNGGNNGHNGGNRGYGSPSSGWRF